Proteins encoded by one window of Pseudomonas sp. PSKL.D1:
- the moaA gene encoding GTP 3',8-cyclase MoaA produces MEQPSRPLIDGFNRKIDYLRMSVTDRCDFRCVYCMAEDMQFLPRQQILSLEELFQVAERFVALGTRKIRLTGGEPLVRQGIVDLCGRIAALPGLRELCMTSNGSQLGRLAQPLFDAGLTRLNISLDSLDAARFKQLTRTGDLEQVIAGIDAARRAGFRRTKLNCVVLKGRNDHELVDLVRFAIERELDITFIEEMPLGVISEHERGESFCSSDEVRDRLAEHFTLVESTESSQGPARYWRLAEAPHTRVGFISPHSHNFCATCNRVRLTVEGRLLLCLGNEHSMDLKQVLRAHPGNAERLEKAIRDSLHLKPYRHHFEVGGEVQILRFMNMTGG; encoded by the coding sequence GTGGAACAGCCCAGCCGGCCCCTGATCGACGGCTTCAACCGGAAAATCGACTACCTGCGGATGTCGGTCACGGACCGCTGCGACTTCCGTTGCGTGTACTGCATGGCTGAAGACATGCAGTTTTTGCCGCGCCAGCAAATCCTCAGCCTCGAAGAACTGTTTCAGGTAGCCGAGCGCTTCGTCGCCCTGGGCACCCGCAAAATCCGCCTCACCGGTGGCGAACCGTTGGTACGCCAGGGCATCGTCGACCTGTGCGGGCGCATCGCCGCCCTGCCCGGGCTGCGCGAACTGTGCATGACCAGCAACGGCTCGCAACTCGGGCGCCTGGCCCAGCCACTGTTCGACGCCGGCCTCACCCGCCTGAACATCAGCCTCGACAGCCTGGATGCCGCCCGCTTCAAGCAGCTGACCCGTACTGGTGACCTTGAACAGGTGATAGCCGGCATCGACGCCGCGCGCCGGGCCGGCTTCCGGCGCACCAAGCTCAACTGCGTGGTGCTCAAGGGCCGCAACGACCATGAGCTGGTCGACCTGGTGCGCTTTGCCATCGAGCGCGAACTGGACATCACCTTCATCGAAGAAATGCCCCTTGGTGTGATCAGCGAGCACGAGCGCGGCGAGTCGTTCTGCTCCAGCGACGAGGTGCGCGACCGCCTGGCCGAGCATTTCACCCTGGTCGAATCGACCGAATCCTCGCAAGGCCCGGCCCGCTACTGGCGCCTGGCCGAAGCGCCACACACCCGGGTGGGCTTCATTTCGCCCCACAGCCACAACTTCTGCGCCACCTGCAACCGCGTGCGGCTCACCGTGGAAGGCCGGCTGCTGCTGTGCCTGGGCAACGAACATTCGATGGACCTCAAGCAAGTACTGCGCGCCCACCCCGGCAATGCCGAGCGGCTGGAAAAGGCCATCCGCGATTCGCTGCACCTCAAGCCCTACCGCCACCACTTCGAAGTGGGTGGCGAGGTGCAGATCCTGCGCTTCATGAACATGACCGGCGGCTAA
- a CDS encoding bestrophin family protein, which translates to MIVHPRPDVLRVLFTLKGSIVKRIALRCLMVTLLAALIVLVERHFPAFFYPVSATPFTLLGLSLSIFMSFRNNACYDRWWEGRKAWGKLIIETRSFVRESVVISDKALRAELLRSLCGFAHALNARLRGEDELRAARPWLAEGAPMVAHNVCDGILRDIGGRCSQLAERQQISEWRYTLLEQRLAGLTEVQATCERIKGTPLPFPYTLLLHRTIYIFCLLLPFALAEPLGWLAPLFTTIVGYTFFGLDAIGNELEDPFGRDENDLPTDAMVRTVERDVLGALGVEALPPALLPVDYVLS; encoded by the coding sequence ATGATCGTTCACCCCCGCCCCGATGTGCTGCGCGTGCTGTTCACCCTGAAGGGTTCGATCGTCAAGCGCATTGCCTTGCGCTGCCTGATGGTCACATTGCTGGCAGCGCTGATCGTGCTGGTAGAGCGGCACTTCCCGGCGTTTTTCTACCCGGTCAGCGCCACGCCGTTCACCCTGCTCGGGCTGTCGCTGTCGATCTTCATGAGCTTTCGCAACAACGCCTGTTACGACCGTTGGTGGGAGGGGCGCAAGGCGTGGGGCAAGCTGATTATCGAAACCCGCTCTTTCGTGCGCGAAAGCGTGGTGATCAGTGATAAAGCACTGCGCGCCGAACTGCTGCGCAGCCTGTGCGGCTTTGCCCATGCGCTGAACGCACGGCTGCGCGGTGAAGACGAACTGCGGGCAGCCCGGCCCTGGCTGGCTGAAGGCGCGCCAATGGTGGCGCATAACGTGTGCGACGGCATTCTGCGTGATATTGGCGGGCGCTGCTCACAGCTGGCCGAGCGCCAGCAGATCAGCGAATGGCGCTACACCCTGCTGGAGCAGCGCCTGGCGGGGCTGACGGAGGTGCAGGCCACCTGCGAGCGGATCAAGGGCACGCCGCTGCCATTCCCCTACACGTTGCTGCTGCATCGCACGATTTACATTTTTTGCCTGCTGCTGCCGTTTGCCCTGGCTGAACCGCTGGGGTGGTTGGCACCGTTGTTCACCACCATCGTGGGGTACACGTTTTTTGGGCTGGATGCGATCGGCAACGAGCTGGAAGACCCGTTCGGGCGGGACGAGAATGACTTGCCGACTGATGCCATGGTGCGCACGGTGGAGCGGGATGTGCTGGGGGCGTTGGGGGTTGAGGCGCTGCCGCCGGCGTTGTTGCCGGTGGATTATGTGTTGAGTTGA
- the moaB gene encoding molybdenum cofactor biosynthesis protein B, whose amino-acid sequence MRVQADAVFVPLNIAVLTVSDTRTYDNDTSGELLASRAVEVGHRLVARALLKDDLYKIRAQVATWIADDDVQVVLITGGTGFTGRDSTPEAVHCLLDRHVDGFGELFRALSILDIGSSTVQSRALAGLANGTLVCCLPGSTGACRTAWEGILVEQLDARHRPCNFVKHLKAIAACESRG is encoded by the coding sequence GTGCGTGTCCAAGCCGACGCGGTCTTTGTACCGCTGAACATCGCCGTGCTGACGGTAAGCGATACCCGTACCTACGACAATGACACCTCTGGCGAGCTGCTGGCCAGCCGGGCCGTGGAGGTGGGCCATCGCCTGGTGGCGCGGGCGCTGCTCAAGGACGACCTGTACAAGATCCGCGCCCAGGTGGCCACCTGGATTGCCGATGATGACGTGCAGGTGGTGCTGATTACCGGGGGCACCGGGTTTACCGGGCGCGACAGCACGCCGGAAGCGGTGCATTGCCTGCTGGACCGGCATGTGGATGGGTTTGGCGAATTGTTCAGGGCGTTGTCGATCCTGGATATCGGCAGCTCGACCGTGCAGAGCCGGGCGTTGGCGGGGTTGGCCAATGGTACGTTGGTGTGTTGCCTGCCAGGGTCGACCGGGGCATGCCGTACGGCCTGGGAGGGGATTTTGGTGGAGCAACTGGATGCGCGGCATCGGCCCTGCAATTTTGTGAAGCATTTGAAGGCCATTGCTGCCTGCGAAAGCCGCGGTTGA
- a CDS encoding LysR family transcriptional regulator → MDIKQLKFLIALDQTRHFGQAAALCHITQPTLSMRLRNLEDELDLVLVKRGQRFEGFTEAGERILAWARTLLAAHDGLQAEAASCRGQVVGSLRIGSVPLASFNPMHLLMPLREKYPEVQFQLSSHSTEQVMDGLSRNQLDLGICYLDQVNASFFEVIELGTTTMGLLHDTRHFGFDATELRWDALAGIPLGLLSKGMHYRQSLDLSFRSRGLEPLAVLESDSSFQLIQAITAGVCCAVMPLGCGLEDLSEHLRIIPIADASIHSPVGLLLRRSEPRSALAEQCFAEARALFQPVA, encoded by the coding sequence ATGGACATCAAGCAGCTCAAGTTCCTCATCGCCCTCGACCAGACCCGGCACTTTGGCCAGGCCGCCGCGCTGTGCCACATCACCCAGCCGACCTTGTCCATGCGCCTGCGCAACCTGGAGGACGAGCTGGACCTGGTGCTGGTCAAGCGTGGCCAGCGTTTTGAGGGGTTCACCGAAGCTGGCGAACGCATCCTGGCCTGGGCACGTACGCTGCTGGCCGCCCACGACGGGCTGCAGGCCGAGGCCGCCAGCTGCCGTGGCCAGGTGGTCGGCAGCCTGCGCATCGGCAGCGTGCCGCTGGCCAGCTTCAACCCCATGCACCTGCTGATGCCCCTGCGGGAAAAATACCCCGAGGTGCAGTTTCAGCTCAGCTCGCACAGCACCGAGCAAGTCATGGACGGCCTGAGCCGCAACCAGCTTGACCTGGGCATCTGCTACCTGGACCAGGTCAACGCCAGTTTCTTCGAAGTGATCGAACTGGGCACCACCACCATGGGCCTGCTGCACGACACCCGCCACTTCGGCTTCGATGCCACCGAGCTGCGCTGGGACGCCCTGGCCGGCATTCCGCTGGGGCTGCTGAGCAAGGGCATGCATTACCGCCAGTCGCTGGACCTGAGCTTTCGCAGCCGCGGCCTGGAACCCCTGGCCGTGCTGGAAAGCGACTCCAGCTTCCAGCTCATCCAGGCCATCACCGCCGGCGTGTGCTGTGCAGTGATGCCGCTGGGCTGCGGCCTGGAAGACCTCAGCGAGCACCTGCGCATCATCCCCATCGCCGACGCCAGCATCCACAGCCCGGTTGGCCTGCTGTTGCGCCGCAGCGAGCCACGTTCGGCGCTGGCCGAGCAGTGCTTTGCCGAAGCCCGGGCGCTGTTTCAACCCGTCGCCTGA
- a CDS encoding AraC family transcriptional regulator, whose amino-acid sequence MPHTPLATLYQSLDQHRPANLATLLAGVALLLPILDAIPNAAIFIKDCQARYVLANTTLVQRCGLKRLDPLLGKTSAEVFPAQLGPGYTEQDRRVLKDGLVLEDQLELHLYGSREPGWCLTHKRPLYNQAGQIIGLVGISVDLQSAADTHPAYQRLAAVDEHIRNHFHQPISLGELTRIAGISVAQLERYCKRVFHLTPRQMIHKARLEHAHRLLHSDLPITEVALRCGYTDHSAFSRQFKQLTGFTPRQYRQATG is encoded by the coding sequence ATGCCCCATACCCCCCTGGCAACGCTGTACCAGTCCCTCGACCAGCACCGCCCCGCCAATCTGGCAACCCTGCTGGCCGGCGTCGCCCTGCTGTTGCCGATCCTGGACGCCATCCCCAACGCCGCCATCTTCATCAAGGATTGCCAGGCCCGCTACGTGCTGGCCAACACCACCCTGGTCCAGCGCTGCGGCCTCAAGCGCCTGGACCCGCTGCTGGGCAAGACCAGCGCCGAGGTGTTCCCGGCCCAGCTGGGCCCCGGCTACACCGAGCAGGACCGCCGCGTGCTGAAGGATGGCCTGGTGCTGGAAGACCAGCTGGAACTGCACCTCTACGGCAGCCGCGAACCCGGCTGGTGCCTGACCCACAAGCGCCCGCTGTACAATCAGGCCGGCCAGATCATCGGCCTGGTGGGCATTTCGGTGGACTTGCAATCAGCCGCTGACACCCACCCCGCCTACCAACGCCTGGCCGCGGTGGACGAACACATCCGCAACCACTTTCACCAGCCAATCAGCCTGGGCGAACTGACCCGCATCGCCGGGATTTCCGTGGCGCAGCTGGAGCGCTATTGCAAGCGGGTGTTCCACCTCACGCCGCGGCAGATGATCCACAAGGCGCGCCTGGAGCATGCTCACCGGTTGCTGCACAGCGACTTGCCGATCACCGAGGTGGCGTTGCGTTGCGGTTATACCGACCACAGCGCCTTCAGCCGGCAGTTCAAGCAACTCACCGGTTTCACCCCCAGGCAGTACCGTCAGGCGACGGGTTGA
- a CDS encoding APC family permease — translation MSGKFKKQLSLLDLTFIGLGAIFGSGWLFAASHVSAIAGPAGILSWFLGGFAVLLLGIVYCELGAALPRAGGVVRYPVYSHGPLLGYLMGFITLIAFSSLIAIEVVASRQYAAAWFPGLTKAGSSDPTVLGWLVQFALLGLFFFLNYRSVKTFAKANNLVSVFKFIVPLLVIGVLFTFFKPENFEVQGFAPFGLSGVEMAVSAGGIIFAYLGLTPIISVASEVKNPQRTIPIALILSVLLSTAIYALLQLAFLGSVPTEMLANGWAGVTKELALPYRDIALALGVGWLAYLVVADAVISPSGCGNIYMNATPRVIYGWAQTGTFFKCFTRIDEQSGIPRAALWLTFGLSVFWTLPFPSWEALINVVSAALVLSYAVAPVTVAALRRNAPDMPRPFRVKGMGVLGPLSFIIAALIVYWSGWKTVSWLLSLQIVMFVLYLLCGRFVPTQHLSLAQQVRSSAWLIGFYAVTILLSWLGSFGGLGVIGHPLDTVVVAACALGIYYWGAATGVPAHLVQLEGEDESEAASDAYTGHRPAAVAS, via the coding sequence ATGTCAGGCAAATTCAAGAAACAGCTGTCATTGCTCGACCTCACCTTCATCGGCCTTGGCGCCATCTTCGGCTCCGGCTGGCTGTTCGCCGCCAGCCACGTGTCGGCCATCGCCGGCCCGGCCGGTATCCTCTCGTGGTTCCTCGGCGGTTTCGCCGTGTTGCTGCTGGGCATCGTCTACTGCGAGCTCGGCGCCGCCTTGCCGCGTGCCGGTGGCGTGGTGCGCTACCCGGTGTACTCCCACGGCCCACTGCTCGGCTACCTGATGGGCTTCATCACCCTGATTGCCTTTTCCAGCCTGATCGCCATCGAAGTGGTCGCCTCACGCCAATACGCCGCCGCGTGGTTCCCGGGGCTGACCAAGGCCGGCTCCAGCGACCCCACCGTGCTCGGCTGGCTGGTGCAGTTCGCCTTGCTGGGGCTGTTTTTCTTCCTCAACTACCGCAGCGTGAAGACCTTCGCCAAGGCCAACAACCTGGTCAGCGTGTTCAAGTTCATCGTGCCGCTGCTGGTGATCGGCGTGCTGTTCACGTTCTTCAAGCCGGAAAACTTCGAGGTTCAAGGCTTTGCGCCGTTTGGCCTGTCGGGCGTGGAAATGGCTGTATCCGCTGGCGGCATCATTTTCGCCTATCTGGGCCTGACGCCAATCATTTCGGTGGCCAGCGAGGTGAAGAACCCGCAGCGCACGATTCCGATCGCCCTGATCCTGTCGGTGCTGCTGTCCACCGCCATCTATGCCCTGCTGCAACTGGCGTTTCTCGGCAGCGTGCCAACCGAAATGCTGGCCAATGGCTGGGCCGGGGTCACCAAGGAACTGGCCCTGCCCTACCGTGACATCGCCCTGGCACTGGGCGTGGGCTGGCTGGCCTACCTGGTGGTGGCCGATGCGGTGATCTCGCCCAGCGGCTGCGGCAACATCTACATGAACGCCACCCCACGGGTGATCTACGGCTGGGCGCAGACCGGCACTTTCTTCAAGTGCTTCACCCGCATCGACGAGCAGTCCGGCATCCCCCGCGCCGCCCTGTGGCTGACCTTTGGCCTGTCGGTGTTCTGGACCCTGCCGTTCCCGTCGTGGGAAGCGCTGATCAACGTGGTGTCCGCCGCCTTGGTACTGAGCTACGCCGTGGCCCCGGTCACTGTCGCCGCCCTGCGCCGCAATGCGCCAGACATGCCGCGCCCGTTCCGGGTCAAGGGCATGGGTGTGCTGGGCCCGCTGTCGTTCATCATCGCCGCACTGATCGTGTACTGGTCGGGCTGGAAGACGGTGTCGTGGTTGCTCAGCCTGCAAATCGTGATGTTCGTGCTTTACCTGCTGTGCGGCCGCTTTGTGCCTACCCAACACCTGTCGCTGGCGCAGCAGGTGCGCTCATCGGCCTGGCTGATCGGCTTCTACGCCGTGACCATCCTGCTGTCCTGGCTGGGCAGCTTCGGTGGCCTGGGTGTTATCGGCCACCCGCTCGACACCGTGGTCGTGGCCGCCTGCGCCTTGGGCATTTACTACTGGGGCGCCGCCACCGGCGTGCCAGCTCACCTGGTGCAGCTGGAAGGCGAGGATGAGAGCGAGGCCGCCAGCGACGCTTACACCGGCCACCGCCCTGCCGCCGTTGCCTCCTGA
- a CDS encoding 4-hydroxyproline epimerase, giving the protein MKQIHVIDSHTGGEPTRLVMSGFPQLQGRSLAEQRDELRELHDHWRRACLLEPRGNDVLVGALYTPPASPGATCGVIFFNNAGYLNMCGHGTIGLVASLQHLGLIKPGVHLIDTPVGQVSATLHEDGAVTVGNVPSYRYRQQVPVDMPGHGVVHGDIAWGGNWFFLVSAHGQRIALDNREALTDYTWALLKALEAQGITGENGAPIDHVELFADDPEANSRNFVMCPGKAYDRSPCGTGTSAKLACLAADGKLEAGQTWVQASITGSLFQGRYEWEGERIRPFITGRAHMTADSTLLIDETDPFAWGI; this is encoded by the coding sequence ATGAAACAGATCCACGTCATCGACTCCCACACGGGCGGCGAACCCACCCGCCTGGTAATGAGCGGCTTCCCGCAACTGCAGGGCCGTAGCCTGGCCGAGCAGCGCGACGAGCTGCGCGAGCTGCACGACCACTGGCGCCGCGCCTGCCTGCTGGAGCCACGCGGCAACGATGTGCTGGTGGGGGCGCTGTACACCCCGCCAGCATCGCCTGGCGCTACTTGCGGGGTGATCTTCTTCAACAACGCCGGCTACCTGAACATGTGTGGCCACGGCACCATCGGCCTGGTGGCCTCGCTGCAGCACCTGGGCCTGATCAAGCCTGGCGTGCACCTGATCGACACCCCGGTCGGCCAGGTCAGCGCCACCCTGCACGAAGACGGCGCCGTCACCGTCGGCAACGTGCCCTCCTACCGCTACCGCCAGCAGGTGCCGGTGGACATGCCTGGCCATGGCGTGGTGCACGGCGACATCGCCTGGGGCGGCAACTGGTTCTTCCTGGTTTCAGCGCACGGCCAACGTATTGCGCTGGACAACCGTGAAGCGCTTACCGACTACACCTGGGCCCTGCTCAAGGCCCTCGAAGCCCAAGGCATCACCGGCGAAAACGGCGCCCCCATCGACCACGTCGAACTGTTCGCCGACGACCCCGAGGCCAACAGCCGCAACTTCGTGATGTGCCCCGGCAAGGCCTACGACCGCTCGCCCTGTGGCACCGGCACCAGCGCCAAGCTGGCCTGCCTGGCCGCCGACGGCAAGCTCGAAGCAGGCCAGACCTGGGTACAGGCGAGCATCACCGGCAGCCTGTTCCAGGGCCGTTACGAGTGGGAAGGCGAACGCATCCGCCCGTTCATAACCGGCCGCGCCCACATGACCGCCGACAGCACCCTGCTGATCGACGAAACCGACCCTTTCGCCTGGGGCATCTGA
- a CDS encoding dihydrodipicolinate synthase family protein gives MTRNIFTGCMPALMTPCTAERTPDFDALVRKGKELIDAGMSAVVYCGSMGDWPLLTEAERQEGVARLVAAGIPTIVGTGAVNTREAVSHAAHAAKVGAAGLMVIPRVLSRGASLIAQKHHFSAILAAAPKLPAVIYNSPYYGFATRADLFFELRSAFPNLIGFKEFGGGADLRYAAEHITSKDEDVTLMVGVDTQVVHGFVNCNATGAITGIGNALPREVLQLVSLSKQAAKGDAKARRLARELESALAVLSSFDEGCDLVLYYKHLMVLNGDSEYGLHFNETDVLTDAQRNYAEQQYGLFRSWYANWSAEQNIA, from the coding sequence ATGACCCGTAACATCTTCACCGGCTGCATGCCCGCCCTGATGACCCCGTGCACCGCCGAGCGCACCCCCGACTTCGACGCGCTGGTGCGCAAGGGCAAGGAACTGATCGATGCCGGCATGAGCGCCGTGGTGTACTGCGGCTCGATGGGCGACTGGCCGCTGCTGACCGAGGCCGAGCGCCAGGAAGGCGTGGCCCGCCTGGTGGCTGCCGGTATCCCGACCATCGTCGGCACCGGCGCGGTGAACACCCGTGAAGCGGTATCCCATGCGGCCCATGCGGCCAAGGTGGGCGCTGCCGGCCTGATGGTGATCCCGCGCGTGCTGTCGCGTGGCGCTTCGCTGATTGCCCAGAAGCACCACTTCTCGGCCATCCTGGCCGCCGCGCCAAAACTGCCGGCCGTGATCTACAACAGCCCCTACTACGGCTTCGCCACCCGCGCCGACCTGTTCTTCGAACTGCGCAGCGCCTTCCCCAACCTGATCGGCTTCAAGGAGTTTGGCGGTGGCGCCGACCTGCGCTACGCCGCCGAGCACATCACCTCCAAGGACGAAGACGTCACCCTGATGGTTGGTGTCGACACCCAGGTGGTGCACGGTTTCGTCAACTGCAACGCCACAGGGGCCATCACCGGTATCGGCAACGCCCTGCCCCGTGAAGTGCTGCAACTGGTGAGCCTGAGCAAGCAGGCGGCCAAGGGCGATGCAAAAGCCCGCCGCCTGGCGCGTGAGCTGGAGTCGGCGCTGGCGGTGTTGTCGTCGTTCGATGAAGGCTGCGACCTGGTGCTGTACTACAAGCACTTGATGGTACTGAACGGTGACAGCGAGTACGGCCTGCACTTCAACGAGACCGATGTGCTGACCGATGCCCAGCGTAATTATGCCGAGCAGCAGTATGGGTTGTTCCGCAGCTGGTATGCGAACTGGTCGGCTGAGCAGAACATCGCCTGA
- a CDS encoding aldehyde dehydrogenase (NADP(+)): MPLTGNLLIGQRAIPGTRAATHAINPATNQPLEPAYHGGTGEHVAQACALAWAAFDRYREASLEQRANFLETIATQIEALGDELIDRAVAETGLPQARILGERGRTCTQLRTFARVVRSGEWLDARVDNALPDRQPLPRPDLRQRQIALGPVAVFGASNFPLAFSVAGGDTASALAAGCPVVVKAHGAHPGTSELVGQAVARAVAECGLPEGVFSLLYGAGREVGIALVSDPRIKAVGFTGSRSGGIALCQAAQARPEPIPVYAEMSSINPVFLFDAALQARGEALAQSFVASLTQGAGQFCTNPGLVIARQGPALQRFIDSASEHVQQAAAQTMLTPGIFSAYEAGVGALAENAHARLAASGKPQQSPNQCQARVFITQATAFLADPALQAEVFGAASLVVACDNDEQIRQVAEHLEGQLTATLHLDDADLDSARKLLPTLERKAGRILVNGWPTGVEVCDAMVHGGPFPATSDARGTSVGTAAILRFLRPVCYQDFPDALLPEALKHGNPLHLRRLLDGQREA, translated from the coding sequence ATGCCCCTCACCGGCAACCTGCTCATCGGCCAGCGCGCCATACCCGGCACCCGCGCAGCGACCCACGCCATCAACCCGGCCACCAACCAGCCCCTCGAACCCGCCTACCACGGCGGCACCGGCGAACACGTGGCCCAGGCCTGCGCACTGGCCTGGGCGGCATTCGACCGTTACCGCGAAGCCTCGCTGGAACAGCGTGCGAATTTTCTTGAAACCATCGCCACGCAGATCGAAGCGCTGGGCGATGAACTGATCGACCGCGCCGTCGCCGAAACCGGCCTGCCCCAAGCGCGCATCCTTGGCGAACGCGGCCGCACCTGCACGCAACTGCGCACCTTTGCCCGCGTGGTACGCAGCGGCGAATGGCTGGACGCACGGGTCGACAACGCCCTGCCCGATCGCCAGCCGCTACCACGCCCGGACCTGCGCCAACGCCAGATCGCCCTGGGCCCGGTGGCGGTGTTTGGCGCCAGCAACTTCCCGCTGGCCTTCTCGGTAGCCGGTGGCGACACCGCTTCGGCACTGGCCGCCGGCTGCCCGGTGGTGGTCAAGGCCCACGGTGCCCACCCGGGCACCAGCGAGCTGGTCGGCCAGGCCGTGGCCCGCGCCGTGGCTGAGTGCGGCCTGCCCGAAGGCGTGTTTTCGCTGCTGTACGGCGCTGGCCGTGAAGTGGGCATTGCGTTGGTCAGCGACCCGCGCATCAAAGCGGTGGGCTTCACCGGTTCACGCAGTGGTGGCATCGCCCTGTGCCAGGCGGCGCAGGCTAGGCCAGAGCCAATCCCGGTGTACGCCGAAATGAGCTCGATCAACCCGGTTTTCCTCTTTGACGCCGCCCTGCAAGCCCGTGGCGAAGCCTTGGCACAAAGTTTTGTTGCCTCTTTGACCCAAGGCGCCGGCCAGTTCTGCACCAACCCCGGCCTGGTGATCGCCCGCCAAGGGCCGGCCCTGCAACGCTTCATCGATTCCGCCAGCGAGCATGTACAGCAGGCGGCTGCGCAAACCATGCTCACCCCGGGTATCTTCAGCGCCTATGAGGCAGGCGTCGGCGCCCTGGCCGAAAATGCCCACGCACGGCTCGCCGCCAGCGGCAAACCACAACAGAGCCCCAACCAGTGCCAGGCTCGCGTGTTCATCACCCAGGCCACAGCATTCCTGGCCGACCCCGCGTTGCAGGCCGAGGTGTTCGGTGCCGCTTCGCTGGTGGTGGCGTGTGACAACGATGAGCAGATTCGCCAGGTGGCCGAGCATCTGGAAGGCCAACTCACCGCCACCCTGCACCTGGACGACGCCGACCTCGACAGCGCCCGCAAGCTGCTGCCTACGCTGGAACGCAAAGCCGGGCGCATTCTGGTCAACGGCTGGCCGACCGGTGTGGAAGTGTGCGATGCGATGGTCCATGGCGGGCCGTTCCCGGCCACCTCCGATGCCCGCGGTACCTCGGTCGGTACGGCGGCCATCCTGCGTTTCCTGCGCCCGGTGTGCTACCAGGACTTCCCGGATGCCCTGCTGCCCGAGGCCTTGAAGCACGGCAACCCGCTGCACCTGCGGCGTTTGCTCGACGGCCAACGGGAAGCCTGA
- a CDS encoding NAD(P)/FAD-dependent oxidoreductase, whose product MVEAPETDIAVVGAGIVGVACALQLARQGRKVLLIDRQAPGHGASYGNAGHLATEQVFPIADLSILKRLPRMLLDPMGPLRLDWKYLPKALPWFTRLLLNLRPAPFQRSVAGIRVLNKGSLGAWQRLLGSIGRSDLFKEDGSLLVYERPESREGLLALRARMQQQGVPVDLWSADEVNAAAPQLNPSMLGGLFFPRTGHFIDPYRVVSELFEAARACGVRFMRAEVSGGQLHTAGVSLTSDSGRIDARQVLISCGAHSAKLTTALTGKAVPLDTERGYHLMLPGEHERLPFAVTSLERKFIMTPMADGLRLAGTVEFAGLDAPPSMQRAWQLHRLSQGLFRQDLSTEGATPWMGFRPSLPDSLPVIDRVCDGRVLLAFGHQHLGLTQAAVTAQWVGDLAERPAGHQTAVYRLDRF is encoded by the coding sequence ATGGTTGAAGCGCCAGAAACCGATATCGCCGTGGTCGGCGCCGGCATCGTCGGCGTCGCCTGCGCCCTGCAACTGGCCCGCCAGGGCCGCAAGGTGCTGCTGATCGACCGCCAGGCGCCCGGCCACGGCGCCTCCTATGGCAACGCCGGGCACCTGGCCACCGAGCAGGTGTTCCCCATCGCCGACCTGTCGATCCTCAAGCGCTTGCCGCGCATGCTGCTCGACCCCATGGGCCCGCTGCGGCTGGACTGGAAGTACCTGCCCAAGGCCCTGCCGTGGTTCACCCGCCTGCTGCTCAACCTGCGCCCGGCGCCGTTCCAGCGCAGCGTAGCGGGCATTCGCGTACTGAACAAAGGCAGCCTCGGGGCCTGGCAGCGGTTGCTGGGGTCGATCGGGCGCAGTGACCTGTTCAAGGAAGATGGCTCGCTGCTGGTGTACGAACGGCCGGAGTCGCGCGAGGGGCTGCTGGCATTGCGCGCCCGCATGCAGCAACAAGGGGTGCCCGTGGACCTGTGGTCAGCCGATGAGGTGAATGCGGCAGCCCCCCAGTTGAACCCATCGATGCTTGGCGGGCTGTTCTTCCCGCGTACCGGGCACTTCATTGACCCGTACCGGGTAGTGAGTGAACTGTTCGAAGCGGCCAGGGCCTGTGGCGTGCGCTTCATGCGTGCCGAGGTCAGTGGTGGCCAGTTGCACACTGCGGGGGTGAGCCTGACGAGCGACAGCGGCAGGATCGATGCGCGTCAGGTACTGATCAGTTGTGGCGCCCATTCGGCAAAGCTGACCACCGCCCTGACCGGCAAGGCGGTGCCGCTGGATACCGAGCGGGGGTATCACCTGATGCTGCCGGGCGAACATGAGCGGTTGCCATTCGCGGTCACTTCACTGGAGCGCAAGTTCATCATGACGCCGATGGCCGATGGCCTGCGGCTGGCCGGTACGGTGGAGTTCGCCGGGCTGGATGCGCCACCGAGCATGCAGCGGGCGTGGCAGTTGCACCGCTTGAGCCAGGGGCTGTTCAGGCAGGACTTGAGTACAGAAGGAGCGACGCCGTGGATGGGGTTCCGGCCATCGCTGCCGGATTCATTGCCGGTAATTGACCGGGTGTGTGATGGGCGGGTGTTGCTGGCGTTCGGGCATCAGCACCTGGGGCTGACCCAGGCGGCGGTGACGGCGCAGTGGGTGGGGGATTTGGCGGAGCGGCCAGCCGGGCACCAGACCGCAGTTTACCGGTTGGACCGGTTTTGA